Proteins from a single region of Nomia melanderi isolate GNS246 chromosome 9, iyNomMela1, whole genome shotgun sequence:
- the LOC116431320 gene encoding DNA-dependent protein kinase catalytic subunit isoform X2 — protein MLIQRAACNAFNKLIELFKDYEIELGETIKTFIPLLTKIDIKERSILFCVIGTITKHNPEILEIQDSSMIFDQLRNDFIKQYNPQTVSPTDTFQIYLDVFSNLLRELPDDLKQKYCKELYDWIKVLSRPDRYQVKKVSMRSAINLLSHHIYLFREFVYSDYEYWHDLLKNLAQDKNTQCSECGQYALKSFYRMIGNTLKHKASEKDKTAFLYFKNLFEKQLKNNQQINTNMSRFIVYGFSHMAAPCKRYLTDNDVKEMFSLIAQCAVPLYSREDLGQLNLESICDYLEALSEIILHTVDLSIDQINTILKLSIILIKRFPDLPITNQAHVISSLITTIINVGIVDKILLEEFLYNLIRNGIIWTCSHTLFVDAELQRGLRNLEERPICYKNYLPLWLQLLKPEKYKRHKDIIQEMVDATIHACIELISKLNLNTKMKDDNIFSNAVFSQIAENASDFRMFVNIVDLYVDIINKLESFLLMSIIHKFLLKFINMSYKYPLVSGFYKLVYATYKHISNLTKDKIEIETFELLYKYIMNIVTLISTFTGELLTICLSLILNAPEIYIEHILTSAIPAFKIALTVGLSDFEIACTALNALEKWTSHLTNEQSSKFLLEIVPFLEPYLNSEESCMEILQDIIKTERKFIKRIIQKEDENTLERLQMRVLLFIASLDTDIIMNFVYKKSMDIGATWDKKDLLKYSLALSDTEVNINFDKILPRLTQLAQNSGDRRTKIIACEALHSMIIFILGKTSHLNQDKFAPLYKVIYPSILNLGCDFDEAARKIFQLLTLQLTHWLSSKFMIKSLATTYFIDSVFEALNNDSNSSLREFSGLCLVEFTKWSIKQSVTEGSQSNINEVICKITNFALHPSMSKRIAAATAFNHLYVILREDTKIVSIHWLEILYCFIKSLDGCNDPSIIIALNHVERVIIAKKYLLNAKHNERRKPIEFESFTLTDAVYWLLTQCGCLNHSCRAKCMELVIKLSEHITNCDSAETMINNYINIYGNNTFNAIIFKDLESKVESLSYNTILPLLRSLDCYIWLIRNNLLKIEYLFGESNTEREVIFNCAKNFIHLINKIKMETNDDGDVVRSKEFEELQTLQCKLIITIFDFFQILLNLNENYVPDFFLSKDLFELISKCIMCPQVIGFDVINFANTEALLLVLDSLITRIIQKDDDTVLKCIQRELFIYVEKHINTFIDLDKIVFSTDSCSEFKQYVRGLSFLKKHNLLNKEYNGVYSLEQSNDKIMCIFKSIAQKRMGEFVCVNITTPVINYLKTLVELFLMHYESSITRTLITLIENDTILISNFEKIEHGKYFLRMFKNEIFIYMLKDLEKTVEILEILLQTNPSLLLTITEQLFLFVQRHKNEIHENREFLVDVMIKRFTMFKQAVNNLEDRKEKLINIYSIAVHLKQNPIEVQSLSTDFYMWILNQLTENNDINYKIKILQNFLVCLTDITCNTKPELLVILRSLRNDRLAICPNDFSQKNVEALKIIHCYQTLLTLLPITKSVTLFESIILFAAGIAEQLCDEKTNKYLGKYFSCISSDNALESIEVAYKLFMNLNTSINERFDVLRKFLLPLFQLCKTLEIRMFFERNINEIYAIIQQAIIGNRSDMQQLIVSKIGCYDLVAIMFAKIDISLIDNPESVITRNAISEVVTGKELLKNLYNCVLHVRMLKTPEPEQKELMRLLHCSAYNCSIAIVSLKTDEDSYMSVFAENRKKEQLIWENIVDCQRQYNLQQTFDKYPKNLKKLVNIRNNIKKQGNSVHYSYIYSYNLSNCTLNEDINAYDFNEAIVWDNGSNTDSKEEGMSLLFENDELNNHECMASICGVLRHMVSEKICTPSDNNDIIVPKWLKCFCSSTGCNNVKLFMLKVILNTQSVFKPYAKFCLRSIIYATYVYLRQNALNYVIIDVIEMLIDWRTVALPDANDEKAVAQKLWEVIIEKAVVKKTDEIPKSVYKYNMNMIKTLFEVWHTCLELPQNLDNKMKTAPGATVYLILIYLVNGMVNEVVERNNILEFLEKSLENWKDDEETVLQCCECYGLILKYLDECDNHSNRKGTIIGKIDSVLGQMQMTFESRQIKCICALCKSYPDAGMIYFEFVIANIFKVDRMAQSHCLEIFLVSIPKLSDNPDKIIKELDYIKFLDLLRNKVLPCEKIALQIINSLIPIVSASYLSSLINLVLPYTKHDFSEYRECAYNIFMNIYKRYIEDISDNEEIKELMHISKEVLCNSVLDPVEQLQEKVLSFWTQDAHLKNSCKERLMETLNVYTTGVGNNFLPFVLLMILDLTKKSKNYMQKIFEEPLYECNYTDYEITPSWRIKNLESKAPLFVPSLANQMSQTFTEMGATFENFVDFTDVRSIGSNTKFNLQATQDPEFEPTYINEEMVMSNDYNYGNASNMSTIPQPAHNKKSKRFIKNSTEISKVVRQKEIKKNIQYAEMIKEETARQRSSVKLYRKYRIGDFPDIGIYHSTLLEPLQHLAKKDVQICKNLTVSIVCSLLKEHGQDEFVKNVANSLKFITEKEQGNNSIIAANLEILLATRIINCSPVVIAKISRLNSLNFLGSLVIEENLIYNINDTEPREKKAKNNAQGINDTQSTNEESNEWLQLANLYESMNDVDIVLSIFQNHITDKNMQEASFAQAANNWIRAKTAYEKAYEINSELVKEHCLQGLFECLSNLCYWNEVDKYIQSRLNKNIDNIWNDPWKHWMFPWIFEIYLRKLTDENTNNSLPQVIKIMGAWLEDDTKVKYIKRFFGGELSMFFVVKESLENAHDFILNTLDEIREQWIKLHPLSTQLRIHKLQKLRNINDINWFIKILKTAKNPNNLQEIFKFWSNSLPSVQDPIVAWDKLISCRMCFINWQLNDLLKPWNVDETQQDSENILDSEESRITDQLRTITFNMQLKMIEAALNQKNKYIATKYFCQLEQNMSNYSDMKYQFILKLYAAKLKYLNGKIETDIEKKLSNYSSSWEYCHNLLQETNLDPIINVHVRQQLSKIALQVAEFSQKDQTFSHLLMKNTVILKEINIGNNDIFVIRESLKTYSLDQLKICCTTPTSIIKDCYFNLSKYCYDKLSCGTNDIQASKEFVRSTLKAMSYGSLDAAHYFPCLLKTEYFEEEETKDIFLKESEGVQTWLFLSWQAQLFSHLGTSIAPLVIHILKRIVETYPNAVIYTFRLTVETNPALLNETRTYEIRQIVYKRLDIDQFLLAMQYVVQPELYLQYYLTEFLKNLSLGPSTAINILLKKVYLNSLEKEHGIKPGIVFNEIKDYENKIKKLEQKKPDEIKRQVYRWIGDLTGSLARRRNKLHLQDYSPWLYKYSGKDIEIPGQYIGDRKPMPQYHVKIMKIESSVKVMQSLRKPIQIIMVGNDAKEYPFLVKFGEDLRQDQRLQQLFTIMNKTLHNDTACKQRQLSIDTYQVIPLSKTVGLIQWINNTRSLQELIHFTLSKEEIKWYESIYGNYKEWIQSAAPSKKQDEGYKEAIVKYSASKVITKMNEFIRKTNWDSLRKTFTILCPSVESFIVMRRNFSTTYATMCVAHWILGIGDRHLGNILISIKSGRCLGIDFGLAFDAGVDKRIPELMPFRLTHQILGLLKPFTEKDLLQTVMIYTLRALRNKSGPILSCMDVFVHEPLNWTEHVNRKLQESEDDTADIKWLPVKKIEAVTKKLNGTKPHLIILEQLKKQYDDKYLNRYRNILNGEDDIKRFRKEIKDDHLTPEEQIECLLDQATDLNILGRTYVGWQPWL, from the exons ATGCTTATTCAAAGAGCAGCATGTAatgcttttaataaattaattgaattatttaaggattatgaaattgaattaggggaaactataaaaacatttataCCTTTGCTTACCAAAATAGATATAAAAG AGAGAAGTATATTGTTCTGTGTCATTGGTACCATTACAAAGCACAATCCTGAAATTCTAGAGATACAAGATTCATCTATGATCTTTGATCAGCTAAGAAATGACTTCATAAAGCag taTAATCCACAAACCGTATCTCCAactgatacatttcaaatatatttggaTGTCTTTTCTAATCTATTGAGAGAACTTCCAGatgatttgaaacaaaaataCTGCAAAGAATTATATGACTGGATTAAAGTACTAAGTCGTCCAGACAGGTATCAGGTTAAGAAAGTTTCAATGAGATCTGCAATCAATTTGTTGTCACATCATATTTACTTGTTTCGTGAATTTGTTTATTCTGACTATGAATATTGgcatgatttattaaaaaatcttgcTCAAGATAAAAATACTCAATGCAGCGAATGCGGACAATATGCTTTAAAAAGTTTTTATCGAATGATTGGAAACACATTGAAACACAAAGCTTCTGAAAAAGACAAGACTGCATTTTTG tattttaaaaatcttttcgaaaaacaattaaaaaataatcagcaaataaatacaaatatgtcACGTTTTATAGTATATGGTTTTAGTCATATGGCAGCTCCATGTAAAAGGTATCTCACAGATAATGatgtaaaagaaatgttttcattgatTGCTCAATGTGCTGTGCCACTGTATTCCAG AGAAGATTTAGGACAATTAAACTTGGAAAGTATTTGTGATTATCTAGAAGCCCTGTCTGAAATAATATTACACACAGTAGACCTATCAATTGATCAAATTAATACCATTCTGAAGCtcagtattatattaattaaaaggttTCCTGATCTTCCTATAACTAATCAAGCTCATGTAATTTCTTCATTGATAACTACAATCATCAATGTCGGAATAgttgataaaattttattggaGGAATTTCTGTATAACTTAA ttcGTAATGGAATAATATGGACTTGTTCGCATACCTTGTTTGTCGATGCGGAATTACAACGAGGATTAAGAAATCTTGAAGAGCGTCCAATATGTTACAAAAACTATTTACCTTTGTGGTTACAACTTTTGAAAccagaaaaatacaaaagacaTAAAGATATTATACAAGAAATGGTTGATGCAACAATACATGCATGCAttgaattaattagtaaattaaatCTGAATACAAAGATGAAGGATGATAACATATTTTCAAATGCAGTTTTTTCTCAAATTGCTGAAAATGCATCAGATTTTAGAATGTTTGTTAATATTGTTGATTTATAtgttgatataattaataaattagaatcTTTTTTGTTGATGAGCATTATACACAAATTCTTATTGAAATTCATCAATATGTCTTATAAATATCCTCTCGTATCTGGATTTTATAAATTAGTGTATGCAACTTACAAACATATTTCCAATTTAACCaaagataaaattgaaatagaaacatttgaattattatataaatatataatgaacaTAGTGACTTTAATTTCCACATTTACTGGTGAATTGTTAACTATATGTTTATCTTTAATTCTAAATGCACCAGAGATTTATATAGAACATATACTGACCAGTGCCATTCCAGCATTTAAGATTGCTTTAACTGTGGGTTTGAGCGATTTTGAAATTGCTTGTACTGCATTAAATGCCTTAGAGAAGTGGACAAGCCATTTGACCAATGAACAATCGAGTaaatttttactggaaatagTGCCATTTTTGGAACCATATTTAAACAGTGAAGAAAGCTGCATGGAAATATTACAAGACAtaataaaaacagaaagaaaatttatcaaACGCATTATACAGAAAGAGGATGAGAACACTTTAGAAAGACTTCAAATGAGGGTTCTGTTATTCATTGCCTCACTTGACACagatataataatgaattttgtCTACAAGAAATCCATGGATATAGGAGCTACTTGGGATAAAAAGGATTTACTGAAGTATTCACTGGCTTTATCGGATACAGAAGtgaatatcaattttgataaaattttaccAAGATTGACTCAATTGGCTCAAAACTCTGGAGATAGACGAACAAAAATAATTGCCTGCGAAGCACTTCATtctatgataatatttattctaggCAAAACATCACATTTAAATCAAGATAAATTTGCTCctttatataaagtaatatatccAAGTATACTTAATTTAGGTTGTGATTTTGATGAAGCAGCAAGAAAAATTTTTCAACTTCTGACGCTACAGTTAACGCATTGGTTAAGTTCAAAGTTTATGATTAAATCTCTAGCAACTACATACTTTATAGATTCAGTGTTCGAAGCTTTGAACAATGATTCCAATTCTTCATTGAGAGAATTTTCTGGCCTGTGCTTGGTTGAGTTTACGAAATGGTCTATAAAACAGTCTGTTACTGAGGGATCTCAATCAAACATTAATGAAGTTATATGTAAAATAACGAATTTCGCGCTTCATCCTTCTATGTCTAAACGAATTGCAGCTGCAACAGCATTTAATCATCTGTATGTTATTTTACGTGAAGATACAAAAATTGTTTCTATACACTGGTTAGAAATTTTGTATTGCTTTATAAAGAGTTTAGATGGTTGTAACGATCCCTCTATTATAATTGCACTTAATCACGTTGAGAGAgttataattgcaaaaaaatatttattgaatgcaAAACACAATGAACGTAGGAAACCaattgaatttgaaagtttCACTTTAACGGATGCAGTATACTGGTTATTAACTCAGTGTGGTTGCTTAAACCATTCTTGTAGGGCAAAATGCATGGAATTGGTGATTAAACTTTCTGAACACATAACAAATTGCGATTCAGCAGaaacaatgataaataattatattaatatttatggaaataatacatttaatgcaataatatttaaagaccTAGAATCAAAGGTAGAAAGCCTTTCTTATAATACTATTTTGCCTCTCTTGAGAAGTTTGGACTGTTACATTTGGCTGATACGAAACAATTTATTGAAGATAGAATACTTATTTGGAGAGTCAAATACTGAAAGGGAAGTAATCTTCAACTGTGCAAAGAATTTCATTCACTTAATTAATAAGATCAAAATGGAAACAAATGATGATGGTGATGTAGTGCGATCGAAAGAGTTCGAAGAACTGCAAACATTACAGTGTAAATTAATAATCACtatatttgatttctttcaaattcttcttaatttgaat GAAAATTATGTACCAGATTTCTTTTTGAGTAAAGATCTGTTTGAGTTAATTTCTAAATGTATAATGTGCCCTCAAGTTATTGGGTTTGACGTAATAAATTTTGCAAATACTGAAGCACTTCTACTAGTTCTGGATAGTTTGATAACAAGAATAATACAGAAGGATGATGATACTGTATTGAAATGCATACAACGTGAATTGTTTATATATGttgaaaaacatataaatacttttatcgaTTTGGATAAAATTGTCTTTAGTACAGATAGTTGCAGTGAATTTAAACAATACGTTCGTGGTTTAAGTTTTTTGAAGAAACATAATTTACTTAATAAGGAGTACAAT GGAGTATATTCACTTGAACAATCAAACGATAAAATTATGTGCATCTTCAAAAGCATTGCACAGAAACGAATGGGTGAATTTGTCTGCGTAAATATCACAACaccagtaataaattatttaaagactCTGGTAGAATTGTTCCTTATGCATTATGAG TCATCAATTACAAGAACATTGATTacattaattgaaaatgataCAATACTTATATCAAACTTCGAAAAAATTGAacatggtaaatattttttacgcatgtttaagaatgaaatatttatttacatgttaAAGGATCTAGAGAAGACTGTCGAAATACTCGAAATTTTATTGCAAACAAATCCATCTCTTCTGTTAACGATAACTGAGCAATTATTCTTGTTTGTCCAAcgacataaaaatgaaatacatgaAAATAGAGAATTCTTAGTAGATGTTATGATTAAAAGATTTACAATGTTCAAACAAGCTGTCAATAATTTAgaagatagaaaagaaaaactgattaacattTACAGCATTGCTGTGCATTTGAAGCAGAACCCAATTGAAGTACAGTCTCTGAGTACAGACTTTTATATGTGGATTCTTAATcaattaacagaaaataatgacATAAATTACAAGATTAAGATTCTTCAGAATTTTCTCGTATGTTTGACTGACATTACATGTAATACAAAACCGGAATTGCTTGTCATTTTACGTTCTCTACGAAACGATAGACTAGCTATCTGCCCAAATGATTTTTCACAAAAGAATGTGGAAGCCTTAAAAATCATTCATTGTTACCAAACGTTATTAACGTTACTACCAATAACAAAATCAGTTACATTATTCGagtctataattttatttgcagCTGGTATCGCTGAACAATTGTGTGATgagaaaacaaacaaatatctAGGGAAATATTTTAGTTGTATTAGCTCTGACAATGCTTTAGAGTCTATAGAAGTAGCGTACaaattattcatgaatttaAATACATCGATAAATGAGAGATTCGATGTACTACGAAAATTTCTTTTACCATTATTTCAGTTATGCAAAACTCTCGAAATACGTAtgttttttgaaagaaatatcaatgaaatatatGCGATTATTCAGCAAGCAATTATTGGGAATCGTTCAGATATGCAACAACTTATAGTATCGAAGATAGGTTGTTATGATCTTGTTGCAATCATGTTTGCAAAGATAGATATTAGTCTAATAGATAATCCTGAAAGTGTTATTACACGAAATGCCATCAGTGAAGTAGTAACTGGAAAAGAActgttaaaaaatttatataattgtgtaTTACATGTACGTATGTTAAAAACACCTGAACCAGAACAGAAAGAGCTAATGAGACTTTTGCACTGTTCTGCATACAATTGTTCTATAGCAATTGTATCTTTAAAGACGGATGAAGACTCTTACATGAGCGTCTTTGCTGAAAACCGAAAGAAGGAACAGTTGATTTGGGAGAATATTGTAGATTGTCAGAGACAGTACAATCTTCAACAGACTTTTGACAAATATCCAAAAAATCTTAAGAAATTggttaatataagaaataacataaaaaaacaAGGAAACTCTGTACATTACTCTTATATTTACAGTTATAATTTATCTAATTGCACCTTAAATGAAGATATAAATGCTTACGATTTCAATGAAGCTATTGTATGGGATAATGGTAGCAATACAGATTCTAAAGAAGAGGGCATGAGTTTATTGTTTGAGAATGATGAATTAAACAATCATGAATGTATGGCCTCTATTTGTGGCGTGTTAAGGCACATGGTATCTGAAAAAATATGTACACCAtctgataataatgatattatcgTACCAAAATGGTTAAAATGTTTTTGTAGTTCAACAGGTTGCAATAATGTAAAACTTTTCATGCTGAAAGTTATTTTAAACACACAAAGTGTGTTTAAACCATATGCAAAATTTTGTCTTCGGTCTATAATATATGCCACATATGTGTATTTAAGACAAAATGCgttaaattatgttattattgatGTTATAGAAATGCTAATAGATTGGCGAACTGTAGCTCTACCTGATGCAAATGATGAAAAGGCTGTAGCACAAAAGTTATGGGAAGTAATCATTGAAAAAGCTGTGGTAAAAAAGACAGATGAGATTCCTAAAAGTGTTTATaagtataatatgaatatgATAAAAACACTTTTTGAAGTGTGGCATACTTGCTTAGAATTACCTCAAAATTTAGATAATAAGATGAAAACAGCACCTGGAGCTACagtatatttgatattaatttatttggtaAATGGAATGGTAAATGAAGTTGttgaaaggaataatattttagagTTTCTGGAAAAATCTTTAGAAAATTGGAAAGATGATGAGGAAACAGTTTTACAATGCTGTGAATGTTATGGCCTGATTTTAAAGTATTTGGATGAATGTGACAATCATTCCAATAGAAAAGGAACCATAATTGGAAAAATTGACAGTGTATTAGGACAGATGCAAATGACATTCGAGTCGAgacaaataaaatgtatttgtgCACTGTGCAAAAGTTATCCAGATGCTGGTATGATTTATTTTGAGTTTGTTATTGCAAATATATTTAAGGTAGATAGAATGGCACAATCGCattgtttagaaatatttttagtatctATACCAAAGCTTAGTGACAATccagataaaataataaaagaattagatTACATAAAGTTTCTTGATttattaaggaacaaagtttTACCTTGCGAAAAGATAGCACTACAGATAATTAATTCCTTGATTCCTATTGTTTCTGCATCATATTTATCGTCTCTAATTAATCTGGTACTTCCATATACAAAACATGATTTTTCTGAATACAGAGAATgtgcatataatatatttatgaatatttataagcgCTACATTGAAGATATATCTGACAATGAAGAGATAAAAGAATTAATGCATATTAGTAAAGAAGTATTATGTAATAGTGTATTAGACCCTGTTGAACAATTACAAGAGAAGGTATTAAGTTTTTGGACTCAGGATGCACACTTAAAGAATTCTTGCAAAGAAAGATTAATGGAAACTTTAAATGTATATACAACTGGTGTTGGAAACAATTTTCTGCCGTTTGTGCTTCTGATGATTCTGGACCTTactaaaaaatcaaaaaattatatgcagaaaatatttgaagaaccCTTGTATGAATGTAATTATACAGATTATGAAATAACACCTTCATGGagaattaaaaatttggaaTCGAAAGCTCCGCTTTTTGTTCCATCTCTGGCTAATCAAATGAGTCAAACCTTCACTGAAATGGGTGctacttttgaaaattttgtcgATTTCACAGATGTAAGATCTATTGGTTCAAATACTAAGTTTAACCTGCAAGCCACTCAAGATCCTGAATTTGAACCAACTTATATTAATGAAGAAATGgttatgtcaaatgactacaatTATGGTAACGCATCTAATATGTCAACGATACCACAACCTGCTCATAATAAAAAGTCAAaaagattcataaaaaattctACTGAAATTTCGAAAGTCGTACGACAGAAGGAAATTAAGAAGAATATTCAGTATGCTGAAATGATAAAAGAAGAAACTGCTCGTCAAAGAAGcagtgtgaaattatatagaaaatatagaataggtGATTTTCCAGACATTGGAATATATCACTCTACACTGCTTGAACCATTGCAACACTTAGCAAAGAAAGATGTACAGATTTGTAAGAATTTAACAGTTTCTATTGTTTGCTCGTTATTAAAAGAGCATGGACAAGACGAATTTGTAAAGAATGTTGCAAatagtttaaaatttattacagaaaagGAACAGggaaataattctataatagCTGCGAATTTAGAAATATTGCTGGCTACTCGCATAATAAATTGCTCACcagtggttattgcaaaaatatCTAGATTAAATAGTTTGAACTTCCTTGGATCTCTTGttatagaagaaaatttaatttataatataaatgacaCTGAACCACGTGAAAAGAAGGCAAAAAATAATGCACAGGGCATAAATGATACACAGTCTACTAATGAAGAATCCAATGAGTGGTTGCAATTGGCAAATCTTTATGAGTCCATGAATGATGTTGATATAGTTCTCAGCATTTTCCAGAATCATATCACAGATAAAAATATGCAA GAAGCATCATTTGCTCAAGCAGCTAATAATTGGATTAGAGCAAAAACAGCGTATGAGAAAGCCTATGAAATAAACTCTGAATTGGTCAAAGAACATTGTCTTCAAGgcttatttgaatgtttaagtAATTTATGTTATTGGAATGAAgttgataaatatatacaaagtagattaaataaaaatatagacaATATTTGGAATGATCCATGGAAACATTGGATGTTCCCATggattttcgaaatttatttgcgAAAATTGACTGATGAAAATACCAATAATTCACTTCCTCAGGTTATAAAAATTATGGGCGCGTGGTTAGAAGACGATACAAaagtaaagtatattaaacgaTTCTTTGGCGGTGAATTATCGATGTTCTTTGTAGTAAAGGAGTCTCTAGAAAATGCTCATGATTTTATACTGAATACATTGGATGAGATAAGGGAACAATGGATCAAACTTCATCCACTTTCTACACAATTAAGAATACATAAACTACAAAAACTgcgaaatatcaatgatataaattggtttataaaaattttgaaaacggCAAAGAATCCaaataatttacaagaaattttcaaattctggAGCAATAGTTTACCATCTGTGCAAGATCCTATTGTCGCATGGGACAAATTAATATCTTGCAGAATGTGCTTTATCAACTGGCAGctgaatgatttattgaaaccaTGGAATGTAGATGAAACTCAACAAGATTCAGAAAATATATTAGATAGTGAAGAGAGTCGGATCACTGACCAATTGCGTACAATAACTTTCAATATGcaattgaaaatgattgaagCAGCATTGaatcaaaagaataaatatatagcAACAAAATACTTCTGTCAATTGGAACAGAATATGTCAAATTATTCTGACATGAAATATCAGTTTATTTTAAAGTTGTATGCTGCAAAATTAAAGTACTTAAATGGTAAGATTGAAACGGATATAGAAAAGAAGCTATCCAATTATTCTTCTTCCTGGGAATACTGTCACAATCTCCTTCAGGAAACTAATCTAGATCCCATAATAAATGTACATGTTCGACAACAATTGAGTAAAATAGCTTTACAAGTTGCAGAGTTCAGTCAAAAAGATCAAACATTTTCTCACTTGTTAATGAAGAATACTGTAATTTTGAAGGAAATTAACATAGGGAATAATGATATATTTGTCATTAGAGAATCATTGAAAACTTATAGTTtagatcaattaaaaatatgttgtaCTACACCAACTTCAATCATCAAAGATTGCTACTTCAATCTCTCAAAATACTGTTACGACAAATTATCATGTGGTACGAACGATATTCAAGCAAGTAAAGAATTTGTGCGGTCTACGTTAAAAGCAATGAGTTACGGGTCTCTTGATGCAGCACACTACTTCCCTTGTTtattaaaaactgaatattttgaagaagaagaaacgaaggaTATTTTCTTAAAGGAGAGTGAGGGAGTCCAAACTTGGTTGTTTCTTTCTTGGCAGGCTCAACTCTTCTCACATCTAGGAACGTCCATTGCACCATTAGTCATACATATCCTCAAACGAATTGTCGAAACTTATCCTAATGCTGTAATCTATACATTTCGTTTAACAGTGGAAACTAACCCCGCTCTTTTGAATGAAACTAGAACTTATGAAATTCGGCAAATAGTCTACAAGAGACTTGATATTGATCAATTTCTATTAGCAATGCAGTATGTAGTTCAGCCAGAATTATACTTGCAATATTACttaactgaatttttaaaaaacttatcCCTTGGCCCTTCTACTGCTATAAACATACTGttgaaaaaagtatatttaaattcattggaaaaagaacATGGTATAAAACCAGGGATAGTATTCAATGAGATTAAAgactatgaaaataaaataaagaaattagaacAAAAAAAGCCTGATGAAATTAAACGGCAAGTGTATCGATGGATTGGAGACCTTACAGGATCTCTTGCTAGACGTAGAAATAAGTTACATCTGCAGGACTATAGTCCATGGTTATACAAATATTCAGGAAAGGATATAGAAATACCTGGACAATACATTGGTGACAGAAAGCCTATGCCACAATATCATGTTAAAATTATGAAGATAGAATCTTCAGTGAAAGTGATGCAATCACTGCGTAAAcctattcaaattattatggTTGGTAATGATGCAAAGGAGTATCCTTTCCTGGTAAAATTCGGTGAAGATTTAAGACAAGATCAAAGGTTGCAACAGCTATTCACTATTATGAATAAGACGTTACACAATGATACTGCTTGTAAGCAAAGACAATTGTCTATTGATACTTATCAG GTAATTCCTTTATCTAAAACAGTAGGACTAATACAGTGGATAAACAACACAAGATCTTTACAAGAGTTAATACACTTTACATTAtctaaagaagaaataaaatggtATGAATCAATATATGGGAATTATAAAGAATGGATTCAAAGTGCTGCACCTTCTAAAAAACAAGATGAAGGATATAAAGAGGCGATAGTGAAGTATAGCGCATCAAAAGTGATCACTAAAATGAATGAGTTCATAAGGAAGACCAACTGGGACAGTTTGCGTAAAACGTTTACGATTCTATGCCCTTCCGTAGAAAGTTTCATTGTAATGCGTCGAAATTTTAGTACGACGTATGCTACCATGTGTGTTGCTCATTGGATCTTGGGAATTGGCGATCGACATCttggaaatattttgattaGTATTAAATCAGGACGTTGTTTAGGCATAGATTTTGGATTAGCCTTCGATGCTGGTGTTGATAAAAGAATTCCTGAATTGATGCCATTTCGTTTAACACATCAAATTCTTGGTTTGCTCAAACCTTTTACTGAAAAGGATCTTTTGCAGACAGTGATGATTTATACATTACGAGCGTTGAGAAACAAATCTGGTCCTATTTTATCTTGTATGGATGTATTTGTTCATGAACCGCTAAATTGGACTGAACATGTTAACAGAAAGCTACAAGAAAGTGAAGATGATACTGCAGACATTAAATGGTTGCCCGTTAAAAAGATTGAAGCTGtcacaaaaaaattgaatggaaCCAAACCACACTTGATTATTctagaacaattaaaaaagcaGTACGATGATAAATACCTTAATAGGTATCGTAATATACTCAATGGGGAGGACGACATTAAACGAtttcgaaaagaaataaaagatgaTCATTTAACTCCCGAGGAACAg atTGAATGCTTGTTGGATCAAGCAactgatttgaatattttaggcCGCACATATGTCGGATGGCAACCATGGCTTTAG